The DNA region GATGAAGCCACACTCAGGGGATCTGAGCCTACACCTGTTTGGCCAAGGCAGCTCCGTGCACAACAAGTCTCTCACCTGATTGGTCGAGGCAGCCCCATTGGTGTAAGGTTTGGTTGAGAACGGGCCGGTGTCCTGCGTATTCTGAATCGAGAAACCTTTCCCATGGTCTGCAAAAACGGGGCAGAGTGTAAAAGTGCAGCATGGGCTCAGGCTCCCACTTGTCTCCTCCCCCTTCATCTGTACCTCTACCTTGGTCTTGGGGTCTGAAAGCACCTGGTCTTCTGAGGCCCTTGGCTCCTTCCTCTTGGTTGAGCTCAACCTGCAGAGGAGGTCAAGGCTCAGGGCCAAACAGCATTCACAGCAACATCCCCATCTCCTGCCCACTGGATACTAGGGAAGGAGGCTGGGCCCAGACCATGGCCAGAGCTTTAAGGAGGGTTTATCAAGAGCACTACCTGGGTTCTGCAGGTTCAGAGAAGGAAGAAGTGGACGTGGTAGACGAGCAAGATGTGATGAGGGGAGGAGAGCCTCCCACTCCTCCAAGAGGGAAGACCTCTTTCCGGAGACAGGGCCGAGGGGGTGGTGGGGCTCGGGCCAtctctccaccacccacagtgTGCCGCCGAGGCCGTGGCCGGCTTGGGTGGGGTGGAGCAGGGGGCCAGCTGCAGGTATCTGGGCCAGGGGGCCCCAGATCAGGGCAGGAGTGGCTTCGGCCCAGAGAGGGCTTAGGGAGAGGTGCTGGGGGATTCGGGTCTTGGGCCCGCCATTGGCGGATAGGGGGCCGGGGACTGACAGATGCAGTGCCCTCAGCAGCCCCAGACTGCTCGGCCTCTGAGATGGCAATCTTCAACTCCAACTTCATGGGGGGTGACGGGGGCGGGGGCCGTGGGGCTTTGTTGGGTGTGAGGAAGATGTCAGCAAAGCTCTCCAGCTTGGAGCGGACGGAATGGAAGAGGGGGGCCAAGCCCCAGGGACTGAGGCGGGGGCGTAAAAGGCTGGATGGCGGTGGGGTCGATGGGAGCTCCAGAACAGGATCTGGGGCTGAGGAAAGGAGAGGGTCAGGTGGGTATTCCTCAGCTGCAGGTGTCTAAGCCCCACTTCAGTAACCTTAGTCCCTCCCCAAACACTAATCTTTGCCCACAGAGGAATAAGCCCATCCCTAAAATACCAAGCCCTAAATTTAGAAGTTAAGCTTCAGGTCTCTGAAGTCTAAACCCCATCTTCATACACCAAGCTCTGCCCCGGGAGGGGGTTAAGCCCCATCCCCAACTCGTCACCTCACATTTCTAAGCTCAGCTAGAATGTTCCAGAACCCCAAGTCTCATCCATCTGAGTCCTTACCTGGTGGTGGGCTCTCCAGAGGGTTTGCAGACAGGGCAGATGGCTGGAATGGGGGTTCCACGTCCCTGGGTGGAGGCTTTGGCTGGTGAACCATCATCCTTGGCTCAGTTCTGGGGTGAAGGGGCAAGTTAAAGGCTGAGGAAGCTTCCAGATTCAGATCCCACCTAAGCCAGCACCTCCCCTGTCCCTTAAGGCTTCTGAAAGTGCTACAAGGAAGGACTGGACATGTAAATTCTGATGCCCCTAGCTCTGGCTGCCTGGATAATGGCTGTTGCCTGCACATTTTGATAATCCCTTCCCCAGCCCTCTCACCTTCTCGCTGGGACGGTGAAGTTGGGAGTCTCATCGGCAAAGCCCTGGATATAAACAGGGGATGGTTGTGAGGAGGCAAGGAAGTCCCCTGTGGTCTCTGTAGCTTCCCACATCCCAACTCTCTCGGTCTTGATTCCTGCCTGGGTTCACGCTAAAGACTTTTTCATATAGGTCTTTGCTCAGACAGTGTCTTCCACCCTAAAACGCTGTCCTCCTTGCTCTGAGCAAAATTCACCCCAGACTCAGCCCTCCTACCCCTGTCTTCTATGCCCACTGGCATGCCTGCCCCCAGCTGAACTCCTGACATCTTTCCCTGAAGTTTCCATACCTCCGCTGGGGGTCTGGAGCTGGCAATGTCCTCTAACATCACCACCAGAGTGGGCTGGGGGGCCTGGTCCACCTTTTGTGAAGGGCCCTCCTCTGGGCCAGGTGTTGTCCTTGATCTATGCCTCAGTGTGGAAGGGGACTGATGCACACGGCTCAGGGGCTCTCGGCATAAGTGCAGTGGGTCGGGAGGCCTAGAGAGGGACCAGGAATATCAGTGGGGCTCAGCTGTGTTCCCAGCTTACCCCCCATCCTGCCATACTCACCTGGCTTGTGGGGACCACGTGGCCTGTCGGGGTGGCGAGGCAGGTGGATGGCTGCGGACAGAATCCTGACAGTTGCTGCGGTGCCGTGGGGTGGATATCTCCTCTTGGGGCACCAGGGGGACCTAGGGGAGGAGGAAGTGTCAAGAGCAAGGTGACGGAATGAGGCtggacagggcctccctgtgCCTAACAGTGCCCTATGCCACAAAAATGACAGAAATCGTGGCTAGAATTCATTCAAGATCCCCAAAGAAGAGGTCAGTGATGGCCCTCAATTAAGGGCCAAATATGACAGTGTCCTGAGCTGCTGGTGTGGGAGCTGGATAATGTCACCCaggatatttgaagaaatgaaaaggagagggTGACCTGGAGTGAGTCACTGCCCTATTTGGGGCCTCAGTTTTTCTAATCTGTGCAATGGAGCCAAAGTCCTCAGCCTGCTTCCCAAGGATTGCCTAGAAGTTGGGCTGGGAAGAAAGCAGAAGAGTTGTAGGGATGTGGTTTCAGCCCAACAGAGTTGGTAGTGGGGAATGGGCACTGGAGACCCTGCCCAATTCCAGGCTGGAGTGAGAgccaaggaaaaacaaacaaacaaacaaaaaactttagcATTAGGGAGGCTGTCTGATGGACGAGTGTGAGTGTGAGGTGTTTGGACCTCCGTTATCCTCACTAGTGATCTAGTTTGACTTTGG from Mesoplodon densirostris isolate mMesDen1 chromosome 16, mMesDen1 primary haplotype, whole genome shotgun sequence includes:
- the PRR14 gene encoding proline-rich protein 14 isoform X2, whose product is MKGGAPREGLAFTPGSPAPRPTPGWSLGSPRDSPEPPLPPWTCPGTPGESAPRPPVLSPGNGEPGGRTGETTEPTTGSGDRPLLLSSSSPPGRQGLCRQPLARALWGARSPKRPKLQPFGAPSPLEKASRRVLAVVLEDVMDAHMVPLVPQEEISTPRHRSNCQDSVRSHPPASPPRQATWSPQARPPDPLHLCREPLSRVHQSPSTLRHRSRTTPGPEEGPSQKVDQAPQPTLVVMLEDIASSRPPAEGFADETPNFTVPARRTEPRMMVHQPKPPPRDVEPPFQPSALSANPLESPPPAPDPVLELPSTPPPSSLLRPRLSPWGLAPLFHSVRSKLESFADIFLTPNKAPRPPPPSPPMKLELKIAISEAEQSGAAEGTASVSPRPPIRQWRAQDPNPPAPLPKPSLGRSHSCPDLGPPGPDTCSWPPAPPHPSRPRPRRHTVGGGEMARAPPPPRPCLRKEVFPLGGVGGSPPLITSCSSTTSTSSFSEPAEPRLSSTKRKEPRASEDQVLSDPKTKTMGKVSRFRIRRTPARSQPNLTPMGLPRPIRLNKKEFSLEEIYTNKNYQSPTTRRTFETIFEEPRERNGTLIFTSSRKLRRTVEFRDSSLPRSRRPSRGARAAAGRTLTPNLAPNPDVGPLLQQRLQELDALLLEEEERDRERPHRT
- the PRR14 gene encoding proline-rich protein 14 isoform X3; amino-acid sequence: MDLPGDSSPPGRQGLCRQPLARALWGARSPKRPKLQPFGAPSPLEKASRRVLAVVLEDVMDAHMVPLVPQEEISTPRHRSNCQDSVRSHPPASPPRQATWSPQARPPDPLHLCREPLSRVHQSPSTLRHRSRTTPGPEEGPSQKVDQAPQPTLVVMLEDIASSRPPAEGFADETPNFTVPARRTEPRMMVHQPKPPPRDVEPPFQPSALSANPLESPPPAPDPVLELPSTPPPSSLLRPRLSPWGLAPLFHSVRSKLESFADIFLTPNKAPRPPPPSPPMKLELKIAISEAEQSGAAEGTASVSPRPPIRQWRAQDPNPPAPLPKPSLGRSHSCPDLGPPGPDTCSWPPAPPHPSRPRPRRHTVGGGEMARAPPPPRPCLRKEVFPLGGVGGSPPLITSCSSTTSTSSFSEPAEPRLSSTKRKEPRASEDQVLSDPKTKVETMGKVSRFRIRRTPARSQPNLTPMGLPRPIRLNKKEFSLEEIYTNKNYQSPTTRRTFETIFEEPRERNGTLIFTSSRKLRRTVEFRDSSLPRSRRPSRGARAAAGRTLTPNLAPNPDVGPLLQQRLQELDALLLEEEERDRERPHRT
- the PRR14 gene encoding proline-rich protein 14 isoform X4 translates to MDLPGDSSPPGRQGLCRQPLARALWGARSPKRPKLQPFGAPSPLEKASRRVLAVVLEDVMDAHMVPLVPQEEISTPRHRSNCQDSVRSHPPASPPRQATWSPQARPPDPLHLCREPLSRVHQSPSTLRHRSRTTPGPEEGPSQKVDQAPQPTLVVMLEDIASSRPPAEGFADETPNFTVPARRTEPRMMVHQPKPPPRDVEPPFQPSALSANPLESPPPAPDPVLELPSTPPPSSLLRPRLSPWGLAPLFHSVRSKLESFADIFLTPNKAPRPPPPSPPMKLELKIAISEAEQSGAAEGTASVSPRPPIRQWRAQDPNPPAPLPKPSLGRSHSCPDLGPPGPDTCSWPPAPPHPSRPRPRRHTVGGGEMARAPPPPRPCLRKEVFPLGGVGGSPPLITSCSSTTSTSSFSEPAEPRLSSTKRKEPRASEDQVLSDPKTKTMGKVSRFRIRRTPARSQPNLTPMGLPRPIRLNKKEFSLEEIYTNKNYQSPTTRRTFETIFEEPRERNGTLIFTSSRKLRRTVEFRDSSLPRSRRPSRGARAAAGRTLTPNLAPNPDVGPLLQQRLQELDALLLEEEERDRERPHRT
- the PRR14 gene encoding proline-rich protein 14 isoform X1, coding for MKGGAPREGLAFTPGSPAPRPTPGWSLGSPRDSPEPPLPPWTCPGTPGESAPRPPVLSPGNGEPGGRTGETTEPTTGSGDRPLLLSSSSPPGRQGLCRQPLARALWGARSPKRPKLQPFGAPSPLEKASRRVLAVVLEDVMDAHMVPLVPQEEISTPRHRSNCQDSVRSHPPASPPRQATWSPQARPPDPLHLCREPLSRVHQSPSTLRHRSRTTPGPEEGPSQKVDQAPQPTLVVMLEDIASSRPPAEGFADETPNFTVPARRTEPRMMVHQPKPPPRDVEPPFQPSALSANPLESPPPAPDPVLELPSTPPPSSLLRPRLSPWGLAPLFHSVRSKLESFADIFLTPNKAPRPPPPSPPMKLELKIAISEAEQSGAAEGTASVSPRPPIRQWRAQDPNPPAPLPKPSLGRSHSCPDLGPPGPDTCSWPPAPPHPSRPRPRRHTVGGGEMARAPPPPRPCLRKEVFPLGGVGGSPPLITSCSSTTSTSSFSEPAEPRLSSTKRKEPRASEDQVLSDPKTKVETMGKVSRFRIRRTPARSQPNLTPMGLPRPIRLNKKEFSLEEIYTNKNYQSPTTRRTFETIFEEPRERNGTLIFTSSRKLRRTVEFRDSSLPRSRRPSRGARAAAGRTLTPNLAPNPDVGPLLQQRLQELDALLLEEEERDRERPHRT
- the PRR14 gene encoding proline-rich protein 14 isoform X5, producing the protein MDAHMVPLVPQEEISTPRHRSNCQDSVRSHPPASPPRQATWSPQARPPDPLHLCREPLSRVHQSPSTLRHRSRTTPGPEEGPSQKVDQAPQPTLVVMLEDIASSRPPAEGFADETPNFTVPARRTEPRMMVHQPKPPPRDVEPPFQPSALSANPLESPPPAPDPVLELPSTPPPSSLLRPRLSPWGLAPLFHSVRSKLESFADIFLTPNKAPRPPPPSPPMKLELKIAISEAEQSGAAEGTASVSPRPPIRQWRAQDPNPPAPLPKPSLGRSHSCPDLGPPGPDTCSWPPAPPHPSRPRPRRHTVGGGEMARAPPPPRPCLRKEVFPLGGVGGSPPLITSCSSTTSTSSFSEPAEPRLSSTKRKEPRASEDQVLSDPKTKVETMGKVSRFRIRRTPARSQPNLTPMGLPRPIRLNKKEFSLEEIYTNKNYQSPTTRRTFETIFEEPRERNGTLIFTSSRKLRRTVEFRDSSLPRSRRPSRGARAAAGRTLTPNLAPNPDVGPLLQQRLQELDALLLEEEERDRERPHRT